The genomic region AACTCTTGCTCGTACACCCAGCGCGCCTCCTCGTTGTAGGCCACAAACACCACGGTGGCGGGCAGCTCGTTTTCCTTTAGAAACGCCTGCACCTCGCGCACTGCAATGCGGGCCGCGTCGGCCTTGGGGTAGCCGTAAATACCGGTGCTGATGCCCGGAAACGCCACGCTGCTGAGCTGCTTCTCTGCCGCCAGGCGCAGGCAGTTGCGGTAGCAGCTGGTCAATAGCTCCGCCTCGCCCTTGATGCCCCCGTTCCACACCGGCCCTACTGTGTGTATCACGTAGCTGGCTGGTAGCTCGCCGGCGGTGGTTATCACGGCCTCGCCGGTAGCGCAGCCACCCTGCCGCGCCCTGATCTGGCGGCACTCCTCCAGAATAGCTGGCCCACCAGCCCGGTGAATGGCCCCATCTACGCCGCCTCCACCCAGCAGCGAGGAGTTGGCGGCATTCACGATGGCGTCGGTATCCACCCGTGTGATATCGCCCTGGTAGAGCAGGATGCGGCCGAAGGTTTGGGCGTCGGGGCGCCAGGTAGCAGCGGTAATAGCCATAGCAAAAGCGTAAGAAGAGCAGAGTGGCAGCGCCATTCATCCCTGTTGTAAGACAGTTCGGCCCGAAATGTTGCTGATTGGGTAGCAAAGAATTGTGTTGAGATAGACCATCGACTACCTTTCCTGCACTGTTTCACCTCGTTATCCTCTCTGCCATGGAGCCCCTCAACCGTGACCCGCAACTCTGGCGCCAGGCGAAAGCCCGTGCCCGCTTCAAAGCCAGTGTACTTACCTATTTGTGGGTGAATGCCCTGCTGTGGACCATCTGGGCTTTCACGGGCCGCGGGTCCTACCCCGTGCCGTGGCCGCTGTGGGCTACCTTCTTCTGGGGCATCGCGCTGCTAGCAAACGGCGCCAGCGTCTACGGGTGGTGGGGCCAAAGCCAGCAAGCCGAGCGTGAGTACGAGCGGCTGCTGCGAAAGCGAGAAGAGTAAAGTGGTGAGTTAACAGAAATACGTGTCATCCTGAGCATTCCGCGCATCAAGCGGCAGCGAAGGACCTTCTCACGCATGAACGGCAGGCGTATCAACGACTCGTTCACGCATGAAAAGGTCCTTCGCTGCCGCTTGATGCGCGGAATGCTCAGGATGACACACGTATTCTTTACTGAACCTCATCACTTGTATGATTGTACTACCCTAACTTAAGGGTAGCTAGAAAAGGAAACGGGGACACCATCCATCCCTAAATGCGGTGCTTTGGCGTCGACGTTGCGTGTGAGAATCTGTGCCCCGTTTCCCGTTTTTGCCTGAAGACTGCACAGTATGGAGGGAGCCCCGCCCTGGCGCGGATGGCATCCCGCATTTGTACAAGGAGAGTTGCGGTGAAAACCTTGCTGGCTGGTTGCTTTCCACCTTTTTACCCCGTGCCGATGCCCCGCGTCCCTTCCCCCACCGCCCCGCTGAAATACGTTGTGGGCATTGACATTGCCAAAGACACCTTCGTGGCCTGCTTCGGCCGCATCGAGGCCAGCCAGCAGCTGCGTTTTGGTAAAGAAACCACGTTTGCCAACACGCTGGCCGGCTTCACGGCCCTGCTGGCCTGGACGGCCAAGCAACAGGCGCCCGCCGCCCCATTGTGGTTCGTGGTCGAAGCCACTGGGGTCTACTACGAAGCCTTAGCCTATTTTCTCTCCGATAACGCACAGGCCCTGAGCGTGCTACTGCCCAACAAAGTCAAGCACTTTGCCCAGAGCACCGAGCTCAAGAGCAAGACCGATCAACTCGATGCCCGCCTGCTTTGCCGCCTGGGCCTGGAGCGGGCCTTGCCCGCCTGGCAACCACCAACGCCCGCTCTGCGCCAGCTGCGGGCCCTGGCCCGCGAGCGTCAGCGCCTAAGCGAGCAGGGCGGACAGCTCAAAACCCGGTGCCACGCCTACCAGCACAGCTACCAGCCCGACGCCCGCACCCTCGAGCGCTTGGCCGCTCAGCAGCAACTCGTTGCCCAACAGCTAAAAGCCGTCGACCAAGACCTCTCGCTGCTGCTCGACGCGGAGCCGGAGTTGGCCCGCAAACTGGCCCACCTGACCAGCATCCCCGGCATCGGTCTGACCACGGCCATCGTGGTGGTGGCCGAAACCAACGGCTTCATCCTGGTGGAAAACGAGCGCCAGCTCGCCTCCTACGCCGGCCTAGACGTGGTGCAGCGCCAAAGCGGCCTCTCTTCCCAAGCCACGCGCATTTCCCGCCGAGGGAACGTGCGCCTGCGTACGGCGCTCTACCTGCCAGCCGTGAGCAGCCTGCGCTATAATCCGCAGCAAAAAGCCTTCTATGCCCGCTTGCGCGCCCGCCAGCCCAGCGGCAAGCCCGGCGTCATTGCCGTCATGCGCAAGCTCTTGCTGCTCTGCTATTCGCTCTGGAAAAACGACCGCCCCTACGACCTGCAGTTCCACCCGGCCCACATGGCCGAAAAAGAAGTAGCCCCGGCCGATTAATGGGCCGAGGCTACACAGGATGAACCCGAAGGCTCTCCTTGAAGGAGCCTAAAGATAAAAAACTTGCCCAAGTTCTTGCTCTTTATCACAGTATCTCACAAGTTCACCTTTTCCTACCTTCGCGGGGATGAAAAAAATGCGAATTCCGAAGCGGGTAGTGGGGCGGCGGGAGCTGGTCGATTTCCCGGCGTTTGGGCTGCAAGGCATAGAGGCCAAGGTAGATACCGGCGCCTACACGGGCGCCATTCACTGCTCCGACATCCACGAGGAGCGCCGCGCCGACGGGCAAATTGTGCTGCGCGTGCTGCTACTTGACCCGTCGCACCTTAACTTTGACGGCCGGCCGCTGGAATTTACCACGTTCTCGCGGCGCGACATCCGCAGCTCGAATGGCGACGTGCAGGAGCGCTACGTGGTAGCCATGGTCATCCGCCTGTTCGGGGAGGATTTTGCCACCGAGTTTTCGCTTTCCGACCGTTCCGACATGAAGTACCCCGTGCTGATTGGCCGCGCTCTGTTGCGGCAGGGGCGCTTTGTGGTGGACGTAGGGCGGCGTAATGTTTCGTATAAGGCAACCCAACACCCCTCTTCGTAGTACCCGGCTAAGCTATAGCACTCGCCTTTTATAACCACCCGTCGACCGCCCCATCCTCTGTGTCACCCATGAAATTAGCGATTCTATCGCGTGAGCCAACACTATACTCTACCCAGCGCCTGGTAGAAGCCGCCCAGCAACGCGGCCACGAGGTGGTGGTGCTAGACCATTTGCAGTGCAACCTAGTGCTGGAAAAAGGTACGCCGGGTATTATTTATAAGGGCGAGCGACTGCACGATATCCAAGCTGTTATTCCGCGCATTGGGGCCTCTGTTACGTTCTACGGCACGGCCGTAGTGCGGCAGTTTGAGATGATGAAGGTGTCGACGGCCGTGAGCAGCCAAGCCATTGTGCGCTCCCGCGACAAGCTGCGCTCGGTGCAGATCCTGAGCCGGGCTGGCATCGGCATGCCCAAAACGGCCTTCACCAACTTCTCTGCCGACGTGCCGACCATGATTGAGCACGTGGGCGGCGCCCCCGTTATCATCAAGCTATTGGAGGGCACGCAGGGTCTGGGCGTGGTGCTGGCCGAGTCGGCCAAGGCTGCACAGTCGGTGATTGAGGCCTTTCACAACCTGAAGGCGCGCATCATCGTGCAGGAGTTTATTGCCGAAAGCAAGGGCGCCGATCTGCGGGCCTTCGTGGTGAACGGCGAGGTAGTGGGCGCCATGAAGCGCCAGGGCAAGGAGGGCGAGTTTCGCTCGAACCTGCACCGCGGCGGCACCGGCAAGCTGGTGAAGCTGAGCCGGGCCGAAAAAGCCGCCGCCCTGGCCGCCGCCAAAGCCCTGGGCCTGGGCATTGCGGGCGTAGACATGCTGCAAAGCAAGCGCGGTCCGCTGGTGCTGGAGGTAAATTCCTCGCCCGGCCTGGAGGGCATCGAGAAAGCCACCGGCCTCGATATAGCCGGCAAAGTCATTACCTATACCGAGGAGCTGGTGAAGAAGCGCAAGAGGGCCGAAGTCGCCAAGAAGCGCAAAGCCACTGAAACCGACGAGGAGTAGGGAAGTAGCGAAAGCTAGAAGCGGTTAGAACGAATTCCCCTCCTTTTTTAAGGGGGGGAATTCGTTCTAACCGCTTCTCAATCTCAACATTCAACACTCAACACTTCCCCTCCTTGCAGCTAAACGGCCTCACTATCCAGCCTGGCGAGCGGGTGATGACCCGCTTGGTTATCTCGCGCCTACCCTCCGGTACTATCATCGACGTGCCGGTGCACGTGTTCCGGTCGAGGGAGCCGGGGCCGACGGTGCTGCTGATGGCCGGCATGCACGGCGACGAGGTGAACGGCGTGGAAACCATCCGCCGCCTGATTCAGCAGGACTTGCTGCGGCCGTTGCGGGGCACCATCATTGCTATTCCGCTGCTCAATATCTATGGCTTCCTGAACTTCTCGCGCGAGGTGCCCGATGGTAAGGACGTCAACCGGTCGTTTCCCGGCAACTCGCGCGGCTCCTTGGCCAGCCGGGTAGCGCACCGCTTCATGCGCGAAATCATGCCGCTGGTCGACTACGGCATTGATTTCCATACGGGCGGCGCCTCGCGCAGCAACCACCCGCAAGTGCGCTGCCTGCTCGACCACGAGCCCAGCGCCACGCTGGCTCGCACGTTTGCGGCCCCCTTCACGCTGCACGCCAAGCTGCGGCGAGGCTCCCTGCGAGAAGCAGCGTTTGGCTTGGGCAAGTCTATTATCGTGTACGAAACCGGCGAGTCGTTGCGCTTCGATGAAACGGGTATTGAGCTAGCTATAGCTGGCACCTACCGCGTGCTGCACCACCTGGGCATGGTAGCCGAGGCCACGCCAGCCACGCAGCCCAGCATTGAGTGCTGGCGCGGGCGCTGGCTGCGGGCGCGCTTCGCGGGGCTGTTTCGCAGCCAGGTGCGCAAGGGCGACTACATCGAGCAGGGCCAGGTCTACGGCATCATCACCGACCCCTACGGCGAAATGGCCGTGCATCTGGAGTCGCCGGTGAGCGGCTACGTGGTGGGACTCAACCACATGCCTGTCGTCAACCAGGGCGACGCGCTCCTGCACATTGGCTTGACAGAACCGGCACCCGTTCCCACAGAAGACACCGACGCCCCTGCTCCGACTCTTTGAGTTGCGAGTTGTCAATCCCTAAAGATTGTCATCCTGAGCAGCGCGAAGGACCTTCTCACGCATGAACAAGTCCTTGGTACGTCTATCGTTCTACCGTGAGAAGGTCCTTCGCGCTGCTCAGGATGACAGATCCCAATAACTACTACCTGACAACTCCTCCTTAACAACTAAATAACCCGAGGTTTTTCTGTTTCTTTGTTCTGCCCGTAACGGGCGTTTCTACCTTTCTCCTTTTTCCTCGAATGAATAAGACTGCTCAACTCATTGTCAACGCCGTTTTGGTTCTGGCCGTTGCCGTGCTGTTTTACCTGCACTTCTCCTCCCGCCCTGCTGCCGCGCCGGTAGCTGCTACCCCTAAGGTGACCATGGCTGCTGATTCTACAGCCGAAGTACCTGTAGATGAGGTAGCCACCGTAGCCAGCGCCGACAGCAACAAAGTAGCCTACGTGGAGTCGAACAAGCTGCTGGAGGGCTATAAAGGAATGCAGGTAGCCCGTAAGAGCTTCGAGGTCAAGGCCAAAGGCTGGCAGGCCCAGAATGATGCTTTGGTGCGCAACTTCCAGGCGGCCGTGCAGAAGTACCAGCAAACGGCCCAGTCGCTGACCAACGAGCAGCGCGCAGCCACCGAGCAGAACCTACAACAGCAGGAAGCCCAGGCTGGCCAGAAACAACAGCAGCTACAGCAGCAAGCAGCGCAGGAAGAAGCCAAAATGACCAAAACCGTCCTCGACCGCGTGGAAAAGCAGATCGAAAAATACGGCAAGGAGAACGGCTACCGCATGATTTTGATTTCGTCGCCCGGCGGTGCCATTGCCTACGCCCGCAAAGAGCTGGACATCACTGCCCCCGTACTGAAATACCTCAACGACGAGTATAGCGCCAAGAAATAACACTTACTCTTCGTTCCTGACTTAAAAGCCCGGCCGTGTGCCGGGCTTTTTTTGTGGTTGTCGCGCAATGTCGGTTGGGCTGGCAACGGGTAGGGTAGGGTAGGGTAGGGTAGGGTAGGGTAGGGTAGGGTAGGGTAGGGTAGGGTAGGGTAGGGTAGGGTAGGGTAGGGTAGGGTAGAGTGACGCGCCATGTTATGTTTCGTAGTTGCCGAAGCGGCACGGGAAACGTGCGCTATACGGTGCTGCTTTTCTTATCCATACTATGAAATTACTTTACTCCTTATACCCAATTAAACCTTTGGGGGGTGGCAGGCGTCTAATAGGTATACCATCAACTAACACGCGGTAAGTGCTTGACAAGCTGCGCTTTTATACTATGAAAAAGTTTCTGAAAATACCCGTTTTACTTCTTGTCTTGGCCGCTGGCAGTCTGCTTAGCGGCTGCGTGGCCTCGGGTGGCGTGGGCTACGGCGACGTAGGTCCTTATTACGGTGCCGGGCCGTACTACGGTGGGGCGTATCCCCACTACGGGCGCTATTATGGGGGCTACCATCCGTATGCCCGGCCATACTACCGCAACCATACCACCGTGATAGTGCAGCCTACCCCGCGCCGTGCGCCGCGTGGAGTGGTACGACAAAACTATGTGCGCCCCAACACCACGTACCGCAACAATCCCCGGCCCGCGTACCGCGGCAACAATATGCAGGGTCAGAACCACGGGCCAGTGCAGGGCGGAAGCCGTGGCCGGGTGCGTTAGAGCGCTGTAGATGAAGTGATTATTAAAAAAAAGCCCCAGGCAACGAAGTATTGCCTGGGGCTTTTTTTTATGTGGTTTGCGTAGCTGTTTGCTCACAAAGTTGCTGTTGAGCGGCGCTTGATGAGTTTCGATTTCAGCTCTTGACTCTGAGTGGGTAGGGTAGGGCGGTTCTTGAGAATTGCTTTGAACAGGATGCGTGCCGCCTCCCTACCTATTTCGTAGGCCGGCTGGGTGATGGTGGTGAGAGGCGGATCGAGCAGATCGGCAATTTCCAGGTTGGAAAAGCTGATGATTTTCACGTCTTCCGGAATGCGGCGGCCCAGGTGGCGACACGCCAGGTAGCTACTCATGGCCAGCGTTTCCACGGATGCAAAGATGCCATCGACGGCCGGGTTTTGCTGCAGTAGCTCCTGAATAAGGGCTTGGTTGTGGGCCTTGTTGGGGGTGCCGTGCAGCAGCAGGGTAGGGTCGGGCGTGAGGCCGTGGTCCCGCAGCGCGTCGTGGTAGCCTTGCAGTCGCTTCTGCCCAATGGATAGGCGGTCGGAGATGAGCAGGTGGGCAATGTGGAGGCAGCCGGCATCCAGCAAATGCTGGGTGGCCTGGTAGCCACTCTGGTAGTCGTCGGTGGTAATTTTGGCCGTGGCAAACTCCTCGCACACCCGGTCGAAAAACACCATGGGCGTGCGGCGGGCCTGTAACTTACCGAAGTGAGTGAAATCCTGCGTGGCACCCGCCACCGATGCTAGCAGCCCATCTACCCGGCCGCTGGCAAGGTGCTGCACAATGGTGGCCTCCTGCGCGGCGTCATCGTGGGTGAGGTAGATGAGCACGTGGTAGTTGTTTTCGCGGGCCACCTCCTCAATGCCATTGATAGCCAGCGAGAAAAAGTTGTTGGCTACTTCCGGAATCACCACGCCGATGGTTTTGCTTTTCTGCCGGCGCAGGCTGCTAGCGTAGGGGTTGGGCTCATAGCCCAGCTGCCGGGCCAGCTCCTGCACCTTGGCCTTGGTCGTCGCGCTTATCTCGTAGCTGTCGCTCAATGCCCTGGAAACGGTGGATACCGATAGGTTCAGCTCCTGGGCAAGCTGTTTGAGATTGACGGGATTCATCCCGAAAAATAGCCATTATTTGCGTTTCTGCCCTGTATGTTTGTGCTGCGCAGGGGTATGCACGGGTAATTGTTCGCCTGTCCCCGGGTAGCACCAAGCAAAAAGCCCGACCAGTTGGCCGGGCTTTACAGTGGGTAGGGCGTGGCCAGGGTAGGAGCCAGCAACTTGCCGCCGCGCTTACTTGGTTACGGCCACACGCTTCTTGGCAAAGTTGGCAGCTGATTCCTCTACTTGTGCAGGTGCCAGCACCTTCACACCATTGCTGATAACAACGCGGTAGCGAAAGCTCACCGACTCGCCTTTTTTGAGCTGTAGGTTTTTCGCCGATTTGCCTTCCGTAAATATTTTCTCGCCCAAGGGGTTGGCCGCAAACAACCCGTAGCCGCGAGCGTGCCAGAAGGTAGGGTAGTTGGGGTTGGTCGGGTGGTCGATAATGGCAACGCTCACAGAGTCGTTGCCCATTTTGCCGTAGGCCATGCACCAGGCGGCGCGGGTGCTCCAGGCGTCGTTGCCGCGCTTGCCGGCGCTGGTGAGGTAGTTGCCGTTGGCTACCTTGTCGGTGCCGCCCTTCACTACGGTCACGTTGCCTTTATCGTCGGTGAACTTTTGGTCTTTCGTCTCCGGGATTTGCAGGGCGTGGGCCAGCCGCAGCCCCAGCATGCCGTCTTTGGCATCGGTGAAGGTGACGGTGGTGTTTGCTTTCAGGGTAGTATAGCGGTCGATGATGCGCTGCTGGGCCGTGCCGCTGAACTCCAGGCGGGTGGTTTCTTCCAGCAGCACGTCGCGTTGCTGGTTGGTCCAGTTGGCGTGGTAGGCGAGGGTGCCGGTAGAGCCGTTGGTGGTTTCCAGAATTTTATCCGTCCGGATCCAGCCATAGTTGGCCTTTTTCTCGGCCGGAATAGCGTAGGAGTTGTTCCAGAAATCCAGACCGTTCACATTCTCGAAGTTGAACCACAGGCCCAGGTGGTGCGGGTGGTCGGTGGGGTCGCCGGGCTGGGGCGCCACCGGAAAGCCGCGGGTGACGACGGCACCGCTGGCTGCGTGCAGCGGGTATAGCACAGGCTTTTCCAGCGTATCGGGGTAGAGGAAGCTGGTGAAGAGTTGCTTGCCTACAAACACGTCTATTTTGCGGGCCTTCGGGTCTTTTGCCAGTCGTACAGGTTGCGCCTGCTGCGCGTATGCGGCAGAACAATAGAGCAGGGGCAGAAGTAGATAGAGTGCTTTTCTCATTGCAATACAGTAAGCAGACAAGTACAAGATGAAACCCGTGTCCCTACCCCCTTCTGCAGTAGAGGGGTAGGGACACGGGCTCTGGCAGCAACTTACATCGTAAACACCTTGCCGCCTACCATCACCTCCTGCGTTTTCTCATCGAAGGTGGCTTTCAGGCCGGTGTGGCTGGCCGCGGTGGTCATGATATTAGCAATGGAGTGGCTGTAGCCGGCCTCTACGGGCGCGTTGGTTTCCTTGCGGCTGCGGATGCACTCCATCCAGTTGCGCACGTGGTTGGAGGTGAGCACGTCGCCGCCGGTGTTGGCCGAAGCCACCGCCGCTTCGGTGTTCGACAGGCTAAACTCTTGCAACAGGTTGGGCTGCATGTGCATGGCCTCGGCGTGGCGCTTGGTGAGGCCGCCGTTGGGCGACACCTTGTTGGTAATCAGGTTCAGCTCGCCGCCGTTGGAGTAGTAGATTTCAGCCGGGCGCTCGTCTCCGTTGTGCATGCGTGAGGCAAACATCACCTGGAAGCCCTGCGATGGGTCGTTTTCGGGACCATAGTCGAACACCGATGTGATGGTGTCCCAGTTGCGACGGCCGTCTTTCCACATATAAATGCCACCGTTGGCCACTACGCTGCGCGGGTGCTTCAGGCCCGTAAACCAGTGCACGGTATCAATCTGGTGCGACATCCACTGGCCGGGTAGGCCCGAAGAGTAGGGCCAGAACAAACGGTACTCCAAGTACTTACGTGGGTCGTAGGCTTCGTTGGGTCGGTTCATCAGGTAGCGCTTCCAGTCGATATCTTCCTGCCGGAGCTGGCTTACTAGCTCCGGCCGACGCCACCGGCCCGGCTGGTTCACGTTCCAACTCAACTCTACCATCGTAATCGGTCCAAACTTGCCCGACTTGATGTACTGCTCGGCGGCCTTATAGTTGGAGCCGCTGCGGCGCTGCGAGCCAATCTGGATAATCTGCTTCGAGGCCTTCACGGCTTTCAGGGCAGCGCGGTTGTCGGCCATGGTTTCGGCGAAGGGCTTCTCCACGTAGGCGTCGCAGCCGGCCTGCACGGCTTCAATGGCGTGCAGCGCGTGCTGAAAGTCGGCCGTACCGATGAACACCGCATCCACGCTCTTGCTACCATACAGCTCGTCGTTGTTGCGGTAGGCCTTCACGCTGTGGCCCAGCTTTTCTTTCCAGACGGCGGCACCTTCCTCGCGGCGCTGTTTCCAGATGTCGGATACCCCTACTATATCGAAGTTTAGCTCCTTGTAATGGTTCAAGAAGCAGGGCATGTGCGAGTTGCGGTGGCGGTCAGAAAAGCCGACCACGCCTACCCGTACCCGGTCGTTGGCGCCAATGATGCGCTTGTAGCTGCTGGCCGACCACGTAACCTGCGGTAGAAGCGTACCCGCCCCGGCCAGGGCCATTTGTTGTAGAAAAACACGACGTGATGTAGACATATAGAAAGGCTGTTTGCTAGGTGGGGAATAGGGTAGGGAACCGTGTGCTTACTTCAACTCCTTCATCTTGATGCTGCGGAAGGAAACTAGGTTGCCGTGGTCTTGTAGCAGCAAATGGCCTTTTGGCGCTTCCCCGAAGTTGGGCCACACCTTGTATTTGCTGATGGCTACCAGGTCGCGGAAATCTTTGGAGCCGCGTTCGTACTCCAGCACCTTCGAGCCGTTGAGGTAGTGCTCCACGTGGTTGTTGGGGTAGACCACCACGCGGCCCGTGTTCCACTCGCCAATGGGGTGGATAAAGCGCGGCGACTTGTCGGCCTTTTTCAGGTCGTAGAGCGAGGCTAGGGTGCGGTTGCCGTCGCGCCCGAGTTTGGCGTCGGGGTGCCGTTCGTCGTCCAGCACCTGGTACTCCAGACCGATGGCCGAGCCCTGGGTTTTCTCGTCTAAGGTCACAAAGTATTTCACGCCGCTGTTGGCGCCGGGCGTCAGCTTAAACTCAAACGACAGGTCGAAGGCGCTGTACTGGTCGTCGCTCACAATGTCGCCGCCGTTGGCCGCCTCCTTGCCCTCCGACGATAGCACCGTCATCGTGCCGTCCGTTACCTGCCAGCCCTGGGCCGGGAAAGCACCGCCTTTGGCACTGTGCCAGCCTTTGTTGGTTTTGCCGTCGAAGAGCAGCTTCCAGCCGCCTTTCTTTTCGCTGGCTGTGAGCGTATTCGGTACAAAGTTTACCACATACACATCACTTGGGAAAGCCGTGGGCTGCAAGTTGGTGGTCTTGATTTTGATGTTCTTGAAGTAAATTTTCTTCCCCTCCTGCGCCTTGTCGGAGATGCCGTGCACTTGCAGGCCAATGAAGCCCTTGGGATCCAGCGGGTCTACCACGTAGGCCACGGGCACGTTGTTGAGCCAGGTTTTCGTCTCGTTGCCGATGCACTCAATCTTGAGGTGGTTGTACTGCCCGGCTTTGTAGGCCGTTTTGGCCTCGGGGTGCAGATCCAGGGGGTAGAGCCACTGCCGGCGCGCCTCATCGTAGATGCCGCCCGACCAGCTCCGCGCCGAGGGGTCTATTTCTACTTGCCGGCCGTATACCTTGCCCTTCTGCTCCGGCGAGTCGAAGTGGCTGCGGGTTTGCACGCCGGAGTTGCCCTCGTTGCTTTCCAACTTGATGTCCAGCTCCAGCACAAAGTCGCCATATTCTTTCTCCGTCACCAGAAAAGTGTTGCCAGAGTTCATCACGGTAGTGCCCACAATAGCGCCGTTTTCCACCTTATAGTCAGCGGTGCCGGCCAGCTTTTTCCAGCCTTTCAGCGTTTTGCCGTCAAACAGGTTTTGCCAAGTATCGGCCGGTTTGGGTGCCGGCGGGTTGTGGAAAGCAGTTAGCAGAAAGGTAGCGGCGCAGGTGGTCAGAAAGGTTGTTGGTTTCAAGGAGTGGGGAGTAAGGTGGATGAGTGTGTTGTTGGAGTAAGCTACTCTTTTTTACCAGAATAGGCAGGCCGTTGGCACTTCCATATAGAAGTGCCAACGGCTGGAGGGTTGCTTAATAGCCAGGATTTTGCGGGAAGGCAGCGGCCCCGCCCGCCGTGCGGTCAATTTGGTTTTGCGGAATGGGGCGCAACACGTGATAGTCTTTGATGTTGGGGGCACCATCAGGATTGTAGAGCTTCACGCGCTCTATCAGCTTGCCCCAGCGCTTCAAATCAAACCACCGAAACATCTCGCCCAGCAGCTCCCGCTCGCGCTCTTCCATAATAAACTCCATCGTCAGCTGGTCAGCGGTGATTTGCATGGCGGCCTCCTTGCCCGCAAACGCCGCCCGCCGCCGCACCGCGTTGATATGGGGTAGTGCCTCGTTTGCTTTGCCCTGCTTCAGCAGCGCTTCGGCCGCAATCAGGTGCGTTTCGGCCAGCCTAAACATCAGGAAGTCGCGGCTGCCGTTCAGGTAGGATAAATCGGGCCGCAGAGCATCAAGAAACTTGGTGAGGGTAGGAAAAAGGCGTGCACTATACAGGCTGGGCACCAGCACCTGGTAGGGCTTGCTGGCGCGCTTGGCCCGTGACCATTCCTCGCCGGGCAGGTAAATGGCCGTATCGCCCAGCTGGTAGGTAACGCGCGTTTTGGTGTTGTCGAAGACGTTGGTATACGTGCCGGGCTTGTTGCTGAGGTACGTGGTGCGGAAGCTTTTCTGGTAGCGCGAGTCGTTGGTGCGGTCCTTGAAAATGGTGTTCAGCGTGTAGTTGGTCGGCCGGAAACGCTTGTAAGGACGGCCGTAAAAAACGTCGCGTTGCATGCCGGCCACCACGTCGTACTCCATCAGAAAGTGAATGTGCGTTTCGTTGCCGGAGCCGTTGGTGGTGGGGTCGGAGGTGTACTGGGTAGCAAAAATCACCTCGTCGTTCACCTCGCCCGCGCCCTGCGCAAACACGTTGGCAAAGTCGGGGAGCAGGCGGTAGGAGTAGTTCTTGATGACATTTTGGGCGTAGGTAGCGGCCTGGGCGTAGTCATCGGCGGCAGCGGCTTCGGAGGTGGCTTTGGTGAGGTACACCCGCGCCAGCAGGTGCTCACAGGCGCCTTTGGTCACGCGGCCGTAGTCGGTAGTGGAGTTTAGGTCGGGTAGGGCTTCCTGCAAGTCCTTCACAATGGCGGCGTATACCTGGGGCACCGGCGTGCGCGAAGCCTCCTTGGTGGCCGTAGCGTTTTGCTCTAGTACCAGCGGCACCGCTCCAAACATCTGCACAAGAATAAAATAGTGGTGCGCCCGCAGAAACTTCACCTCCGCCACGCGGCGCTTTTTCACGGCCTCTTCCAGGCCCGTCACGTTCGGGGCCTGGGCCACCACCGCGTTGGCCGTGTTGATACCCAGGTAGAAGGCGTTCCAAATATCGTTGAGGTAGCCTGTGCGAGCGTCGAGCTGGGTGGTGTACTGATTCACAAACTTATACACCCCATCCGACCCCATCGTGTAGGTGTCAGTGCCGAACACGGTCATGGTCATGCCACTTTCGCGGCCGTAGTAGTCGCGCAGAGAGGCGTACACGGCTTGAGTAGCCGCGTTGAAGCCAGCCGGGCTGGTAATGTATTGGGAGCCCACCTGCGAAATCACTTCCTCTTCCAGCAAATCATTGCACGAGGAACTAGCCGCTAAAACGAAAGCTGCTGCAA from Hymenobacter aerilatus harbors:
- a CDS encoding RagB/SusD family nutrient uptake outer membrane protein, with the translated sequence MLEEEVISQVGSQYITSPAGFNAATQAVYASLRDYYGRESGMTMTVFGTDTYTMGSDGVYKFVNQYTTQLDARTGYLNDIWNAFYLGINTANAVVAQAPNVTGLEEAVKKRRVAEVKFLRAHHYFILVQMFGAVPLVLEQNATATKEASRTPVPQVYAAIVKDLQEALPDLNSTTDYGRVTKGACEHLLARVYLTKATSEAAAADDYAQAATYAQNVIKNYSYRLLPDFANVFAQGAGEVNDEVIFATQYTSDPTTNGSGNETHIHFLMEYDVVAGMQRDVFYGRPYKRFRPTNYTLNTIFKDRTNDSRYQKSFRTTYLSNKPGTYTNVFDNTKTRVTYQLGDTAIYLPGEEWSRAKRASKPYQVLVPSLYSARLFPTLTKFLDALRPDLSYLNGSRDFLMFRLAETHLIAAEALLKQGKANEALPHINAVRRRAAFAGKEAAMQITADQLTMEFIMEERERELLGEMFRWFDLKRWGKLIERVKLYNPDGAPNIKDYHVLRPIPQNQIDRTAGGAAAFPQNPGY